From one Bacteroides intestinalis DSM 17393 genomic stretch:
- the mobB gene encoding conjugal transfer protein MobB, translated as MVAKISVGSSLFGALSYNQNKVDEQQGKVLLSNRMFESEDGNFSIRRCMECFDMHLPADLKTEKPIIHISLNPHPDDVLSDNQLADIAKEYMDKLGYGNQPYMVYKHEDIARHHIHIVSIRVDDTGKKINDKFEHVRSKQITRELEQKYGLHPAEKKQAADRPELKKVDYRAGDVKHQLSNTVKALVGSYRFQSFTEYKALLSIYNVQAEEVKGEVNGKPYNGIVYSATNDKGEKQGNPFKSSSLGKSVGYEAIQKHIKKSAKDIQDKNLKERTRRTVGAVMKSACSREQFITDLKGKGIDVLFRQNDTSRIYGVTFIDHENRTVLNGSRLGKDFSANVFNDLFTGSRTLATGNSKAEMQEHTQGNNPTGHLSEGTGKAVAGLFGLLSGGNDTPPDNSQVPPPKKKKKKQKRIY; from the coding sequence ATGGTTGCAAAGATAAGCGTAGGCAGTTCCCTGTTCGGTGCGCTTTCCTACAACCAAAACAAGGTCGATGAACAGCAGGGAAAGGTACTTTTAAGTAACCGGATGTTCGAGAGCGAGGACGGAAATTTCAGCATCCGGCGATGTATGGAGTGTTTCGATATGCACCTGCCCGCCGACCTGAAAACGGAAAAGCCGATTATCCATATTTCCCTGAACCCGCACCCGGACGATGTGCTTTCCGACAACCAGCTTGCGGATATTGCTAAAGAGTATATGGATAAGCTGGGGTACGGCAATCAGCCGTACATGGTTTACAAGCACGAAGATATTGCAAGGCATCATATACATATCGTTTCCATCCGGGTGGATGATACGGGCAAAAAGATAAACGACAAGTTCGAGCATGTACGCAGCAAGCAAATCACCCGTGAACTGGAACAGAAGTACGGGCTGCATCCGGCAGAGAAGAAACAGGCAGCCGACCGTCCCGAACTTAAAAAGGTGGACTACCGGGCAGGGGACGTGAAGCACCAGTTATCCAATACGGTGAAAGCCCTTGTCGGCAGTTACCGCTTTCAAAGTTTTACGGAGTACAAAGCCCTGCTATCTATATATAATGTACAGGCGGAGGAAGTGAAAGGGGAAGTGAACGGCAAACCCTATAATGGCATTGTCTATTCGGCGACCAATGACAAAGGAGAAAAGCAGGGAAACCCGTTCAAATCTTCTTCTTTGGGTAAGTCGGTAGGTTACGAAGCCATCCAAAAGCACATCAAGAAATCCGCAAAGGACATTCAGGACAAGAACCTGAAAGAACGCACCCGCCGGACGGTCGGCGCAGTGATGAAATCCGCTTGCAGCCGGGAACAGTTTATTACGGACTTGAAAGGGAAAGGCATAGATGTACTGTTCCGGCAGAACGATACGAGCAGGATATACGGTGTAACATTCATCGACCATGAAAACCGTACCGTCCTGAACGGGTCACGGTTGGGAAAGGACTTTTCCGCCAATGTGTTCAACGACCTGTTTACTGGATCCCGTACTCTTGCTACGGGAAACAGCAAAGCGGAAATGCAGGAACATACGCAAGGGAATAACCCGACCGGGCATCTTTCAGAGGGGACGGGTAAAGCCGTTGCCGGACTGTTCGGCTTGTTATCCGGCGGGAATGATACACCGCCCGATAACAGCCAAGTTCCGCCACCCAAGAAGAAAAAGAAGAAACAAAAACGTATTTATTAA
- a CDS encoding ATP-dependent helicase encodes MINKIQLTSKQAAIVSFQQGALLVLASAGSGKTRVLTERIKYLVDSTKRKILAITFTNKASEEIKERLSDIDNIEERLYIGTFHSFCCYVLEKHGNMIGYQELPQVFSETDDRLRIIEDAIVETPTLNQYFSNLDSKQRNKFKTNALDIISKIKREVILDDDLEKRIKDKNAIMLYYSYRDLMASLNAIDFDDLLFLTYKLFVNSPKTAALYRRNFEYICIDEAQDLNKAQYMVLKALTGSEHKNIMMVGDPKQSIYGFNGSSSSFMQDSFVADYAPTIIELNDNFRSSRSILSLANKIVNAPSDLNNVAVNGVCEIHSFKDVCEEADWIASKIKEYLQNEHLKDIEGKLTENRITILARNRYLLLPIEEKLIEENINYFYKNNSNGLLFDSTSGKIFNLALQIKVNPKDYLHFEQLLALLNIEDDKVYSFNELGNRIQNKLYKDIVNSIVLLKDSGDNFNKMIDHLLQKIQENSDFNMIDENELHLAYNDLLEIKKNWHNYAISTKTKNIASFRNAIALGKTIQSKKEIGIALSTIHTMKGQENDIVFLIGMDDQTFPDYRALQKGGLELEQEKNNLYVAITRAKRYLFITYPLSRKMPWGDIKTRKISSLLQI; translated from the coding sequence ATGATAAATAAAATACAACTAACAAGCAAGCAAGCTGCTATTGTTTCTTTTCAACAAGGTGCACTTTTAGTTTTGGCTAGTGCCGGCAGTGGAAAAACAAGAGTTCTTACAGAGAGAATTAAATATCTTGTAGATTCAACTAAACGTAAAATATTAGCCATTACATTTACCAATAAAGCGTCTGAGGAAATAAAAGAGCGTTTAAGTGATATTGATAATATAGAAGAACGTTTATATATTGGAACATTCCACTCTTTTTGTTGTTATGTTTTAGAGAAGCATGGAAATATGATTGGATACCAAGAACTTCCTCAAGTATTCTCTGAAACAGATGATCGATTAAGGATAATAGAAGATGCTATAGTTGAAACTCCTACATTAAATCAATACTTTAGCAATTTAGATTCTAAACAAAGAAATAAGTTCAAAACAAATGCATTAGATATTATCTCCAAAATAAAACGTGAAGTTATTTTAGATGATGACTTGGAGAAACGGATAAAGGACAAAAATGCAATAATGTTATACTACAGTTATAGAGATTTAATGGCTTCGTTAAATGCTATTGATTTTGATGATTTGTTATTTTTAACATATAAATTATTTGTTAATAGTCCCAAAACTGCTGCTTTGTACAGAAGAAACTTTGAATATATTTGCATAGATGAAGCTCAAGACCTCAACAAGGCTCAGTATATGGTACTAAAAGCTTTAACGGGTAGTGAACATAAAAATATTATGATGGTGGGAGATCCCAAACAATCAATTTATGGCTTTAATGGTTCTAGCAGTTCCTTCATGCAGGACTCTTTTGTAGCAGATTATGCACCTACAATAATAGAACTTAATGATAATTTTCGAAGTTCGAGAAGCATTCTTAGCTTAGCGAATAAAATTGTGAATGCTCCATCCGATTTGAATAATGTAGCTGTAAACGGAGTATGTGAAATACATTCGTTTAAAGATGTGTGTGAAGAAGCTGATTGGATTGCATCAAAAATAAAAGAATATTTACAGAATGAACACTTAAAAGATATAGAAGGTAAATTGACAGAGAACCGAATAACTATTTTAGCACGAAATAGATACTTATTACTTCCAATTGAAGAAAAGCTCATAGAGGAAAATATAAACTATTTCTATAAGAACAATTCAAATGGTTTACTTTTTGACTCTACTAGTGGAAAAATATTTAACCTTGCATTACAAATCAAGGTAAACCCTAAAGACTATTTACATTTTGAGCAACTATTAGCATTATTAAATATTGAAGATGATAAGGTATATTCATTTAATGAATTAGGAAATAGAATACAAAATAAGTTATATAAAGACATTGTTAATTCAATCGTTCTATTAAAAGATTCAGGTGATAATTTTAATAAAATGATAGACCATTTGTTACAAAAGATACAAGAAAATTCAGATTTTAATATGATTGATGAGAATGAATTGCATCTAGCATATAATGATTTGTTGGAGATCAAAAAGAATTGGCATAATTATGCAATCTCTACGAAAACAAAAAACATTGCATCTTTTAGAAATGCCATAGCATTGGGAAAAACTATTCAAAGTAAGAAAGAAATAGGTATTGCACTTAGCACTATTCATACAATGAAAGGACAAGAAAATGATATTGTATTTCTTATTGGAATGGATGATCAAACTTTTCCTGATTACAGAGCTCTACAAAAAGGTGGTTTAGAATTAGAGCAAGAGAAAAACAATTTATATGTAGCTATAACTAGAGCTAAAAGATATCTTTTTATTACTTATCCTTTAAGCCGAAAAATGCCATGGGGAGATATTAAAACAAGAAAAATCTCATCTTTATTACAAATTTAA
- a CDS encoding ATP-dependent nuclease, with translation MGNILIDKIRISGFRGLDDFEMSLTPITVLTGTNNTGKTTILKALQLSLGSRSFLSIDDLYISKEKNATEIIIDIRFVPINDEGKILNDFSEEWEEVFTSDNIRFIEDFSCVPFRTIISYNSLKSSFDIEQKILVDWYPSEGEKWQNIIAKNSRIDFSKTPFFYIEAQRDVVDDMKLKTSYLGKMLSDVAKAYNKKDLEELEKLISTLNQQAVEKSDILSTIQDSLEGINSAMDKSGTGVTISPFTKKIRDLNKGVSIHYGDSDNSFTMDYHGMGTRSWSSLLTFKAFIKHNAELAQKENEPFFPIIAIEEPESHLHPNAQKKLYRQMYEMPGQKIISTHSPYVACSANIENLRGLYKNLNNVSCGILNLNEMDDDDKRKLRQKVINTRGEILFSKAIVLFEGETEEQALPIMAEKYFGCPASELGINFIGVGGAGSYFPFLQFAQSFNIPWYIFSDGEDDPVSKMTAAVKKIRKELFTTIENEKNIFIIDHKEDFEKYIIRLDYLNDIKSYLKQIELSKCVNEQHKESKAKGIDFFCTNSYVLSESKKNKTKWALIYAHAIYNSLKPIPLLVSNLFDKIKIDLHYDK, from the coding sequence ATGGGAAATATATTAATAGATAAAATTAGGATTTCAGGTTTTAGGGGGTTAGATGATTTTGAGATGAGTTTAACTCCTATTACAGTCCTTACAGGTACAAATAATACAGGAAAAACTACTATTTTGAAAGCTTTACAGCTATCATTAGGAAGTCGTTCTTTCTTATCTATTGATGATTTATATATATCAAAAGAAAAAAATGCTACAGAAATTATAATTGATATAAGATTTGTACCAATAAATGATGAAGGGAAAATTCTAAATGACTTTTCTGAAGAATGGGAAGAAGTATTTACTAGTGATAATATAAGATTTATAGAAGATTTTAGCTGTGTCCCTTTTCGTACTATTATCAGTTATAATTCATTAAAAAGTAGTTTTGATATTGAGCAAAAAATTTTAGTAGATTGGTATCCATCAGAAGGAGAAAAATGGCAGAATATTATTGCTAAAAATTCAAGAATTGATTTCTCTAAAACTCCTTTTTTTTATATTGAAGCACAAAGAGATGTTGTAGATGATATGAAACTTAAAACATCCTATTTAGGTAAGATGTTATCGGACGTAGCTAAAGCTTATAACAAGAAAGATTTAGAAGAATTAGAAAAACTAATATCTACCTTAAACCAGCAGGCTGTAGAAAAAAGTGATATATTAAGTACTATTCAAGACTCGCTAGAAGGCATTAATTCTGCAATGGATAAAAGCGGGACAGGAGTAACAATATCTCCCTTTACAAAAAAAATAAGAGATTTGAATAAAGGGGTATCTATACATTATGGAGATTCTGACAATAGTTTCACTATGGATTATCACGGCATGGGAACAAGAAGCTGGTCTTCTCTTTTAACATTTAAGGCTTTTATTAAGCATAATGCCGAACTTGCCCAGAAAGAAAATGAACCATTTTTTCCTATTATTGCTATAGAAGAACCAGAATCACATCTTCATCCAAATGCACAGAAAAAATTATATCGTCAAATGTATGAAATGCCGGGACAGAAAATAATATCTACACATTCTCCATATGTTGCATGTTCTGCTAACATAGAAAACTTGAGAGGATTATATAAAAATTTGAACAATGTTTCATGTGGCATTCTTAATCTGAACGAAATGGATGATGATGATAAGAGAAAGTTACGACAAAAAGTCATTAATACAAGAGGAGAAATTTTATTCTCCAAAGCAATTGTTCTTTTTGAAGGTGAAACAGAAGAACAGGCTCTCCCAATAATGGCAGAGAAATATTTTGGTTGTCCTGCTTCAGAATTAGGCATTAATTTTATTGGTGTTGGTGGGGCTGGAAGCTATTTCCCTTTCTTACAGTTTGCTCAATCATTTAATATACCATGGTATATTTTTAGTGATGGAGAAGATGACCCTGTTTCTAAAATGACAGCTGCAGTAAAAAAGATAAGAAAAGAGCTATTTACAACAATTGAAAATGAGAAAAATATTTTTATCATTGATCATAAAGAAGATTTTGAGAAATACATAATAAGGTTAGATTATCTCAATGATATAAAATCCTACTTGAAGCAGATAGAACTTTCTAAATGTGTTAACGAGCAACATAAAGAATCAAAAGCAAAAGGAATTGATTTTTTCTGCACAAATAGTTACGTGTTATCAGAATCAAAGAAAAATAAAACAAAATGGGCTTTGATATATGCTCATGCAATATATAATTCATTAAAACCTATACCATTGTTAGTATCTAATTTGTTTGACAAAATCAAAATTGACCTACATTATGATAAATAA
- the mobA gene encoding conjugal transfer protein MobA, translated as MKQKNENAPHPGGAGRKPKADPAVFRYSISFNAIDHARFLALFDQSGMRTKAHFITARIFGEPFKVIKIDKAAVEYYTRLTALYSQYRGIAVNYNQVVKALNTNFSEKKALAFLYKLEKATMELADLNRQIIELTREFETRWLQR; from the coding sequence ATGAAACAGAAAAATGAAAATGCGCCCCATCCGGGTGGCGCAGGACGCAAGCCCAAAGCAGACCCGGCAGTGTTCCGGTACTCTATCAGCTTCAATGCGATAGACCACGCCCGCTTTTTGGCATTGTTCGACCAGTCCGGTATGCGCACGAAAGCGCATTTTATCACCGCCCGCATCTTCGGCGAACCGTTCAAAGTGATTAAAATCGACAAGGCGGCGGTAGAATATTATACCCGGCTGACCGCTTTATATTCCCAGTACAGGGGTATCGCTGTGAATTACAATCAGGTGGTAAAGGCTCTCAATACCAATTTTTCAGAGAAGAAAGCACTCGCATTTCTCTATAAACTGGAAAAGGCAACGATGGAACTTGCCGACCTGAACCGCCAAATTATTGAACTGACCCGTGAGTTTGAAACAAGATGGTTGCAAAGATAA
- a CDS encoding DUF3945 domain-containing protein: MDVNTTNQFTTDEQMMDILLVLDKEKKTISAVKGVDENGELQTVPPENNSELLKFDRHGDFFSNFFSNMMNQLKNPTRFNFFKIPKLELPKIEPIIRDNFNNPTPENEAGIERYRVTPETVKQETKKVQQETQSQQQPAKESETTAQAPQQPDKSKYVIDPDKVDWEALKNFGLSKEQLEKAKALEPMLRGYKSPGAFTIAGNYNSAIMKLDARLSFRHDKDGNVVLAIHGIRQKPELERPFFGHEFSKEDKANLLETGNMGRIVNLKNYITGEMIPSFVSVDKVTNELVSMRASSVQIPDEIKGIKLNKEQKEALREGKGVFLENMISNRKNPFSATVQVNADKKSLEFIYPNAKQSQEQRQKQEQQNSLVTSDGVTIPKSISGIELTRQQQQDLVNDKTIFVAGLKDKRGVEYDAYIQVNHDKKKLGFYSDNPSFDRSAVKEITPASKNRTQVAVNSEGKTNEAIKKVKEPLKKGQDKPTEKQKAKQDKKEKQEQTDKTKQSRGRKR, from the coding sequence ATGGATGTAAACACAACCAACCAATTCACCACTGACGAACAGATGATGGATATTCTTCTTGTACTGGATAAGGAGAAAAAGACAATCAGCGCAGTAAAAGGCGTGGATGAAAACGGGGAACTCCAAACCGTACCACCGGAGAACAACAGCGAACTTCTGAAATTCGACCGTCACGGTGATTTCTTTTCCAACTTCTTTTCCAACATGATGAACCAGTTGAAGAACCCGACCCGTTTCAACTTCTTCAAAATCCCAAAGTTGGAACTTCCTAAAATCGAGCCGATCATCAGGGATAACTTTAACAACCCTACACCGGAAAATGAAGCGGGCATAGAGCGTTACCGGGTGACACCTGAAACTGTGAAGCAGGAAACCAAGAAAGTACAGCAGGAAACCCAATCCCAACAGCAACCAGCCAAAGAATCGGAAACAACGGCACAAGCACCGCAGCAACCCGACAAAAGCAAGTATGTTATCGACCCTGACAAAGTGGACTGGGAAGCCCTGAAAAATTTCGGGCTTTCCAAAGAACAGCTTGAAAAGGCAAAGGCTTTAGAACCCATGTTAAGGGGGTACAAGTCGCCCGGTGCGTTCACCATCGCAGGAAACTACAATTCCGCCATTATGAAACTGGACGCACGCCTGTCTTTCCGGCATGACAAGGACGGGAATGTAGTTTTGGCGATACATGGCATCCGGCAAAAGCCGGAACTCGAACGCCCGTTCTTCGGACATGAATTTTCTAAAGAGGACAAAGCCAATCTTCTTGAAACGGGAAACATGGGACGGATAGTGAACCTGAAAAACTATATCACGGGAGAAATGATACCCTCTTTTGTCAGCGTGGATAAGGTGACGAACGAACTGGTTTCCATGCGTGCAAGCAGCGTCCAAATCCCCGATGAAATAAAGGGTATCAAACTGAACAAGGAACAAAAGGAAGCCTTACGGGAAGGAAAGGGAGTATTCCTTGAAAATATGATTTCCAACCGTAAAAATCCCTTTTCCGCTACCGTTCAGGTCAATGCCGACAAGAAAAGTCTGGAATTTATCTATCCTAACGCCAAACAGTCACAGGAGCAACGGCAGAAACAGGAGCAGCAGAACAGCCTTGTCACCAGTGACGGTGTAACCATCCCCAAGAGTATTTCAGGAATAGAACTGACACGCCAACAACAGCAGGATTTAGTCAATGACAAGACCATCTTTGTTGCCGGGCTGAAAGACAAGAGAGGGGTCGAATACGATGCTTACATTCAGGTGAACCATGACAAGAAGAAACTAGGCTTTTACAGTGACAATCCCAGTTTTGACCGTTCAGCCGTGAAAGAGATTACCCCCGCCAGCAAGAACCGCACACAGGTAGCGGTCAATTCGGAGGGCAAGACCAACGAAGCCATCAAGAAAGTGAAAGAACCTTTGAAAAAGGGTCAGGACAAGCCCACTGAAAAACAGAAAGCCAAGCAGGATAAAAAGGAGAAGCAGGAGCAGACGGACAAAACCAAACAAAGCAGGGGACGCAAAAGATGA
- the mobC gene encoding conjugal transfer protein MobC, with translation MQNEDDLRGLAKVMDFMRAISILFVVINIYWFCYQSFREWGINIGVVDKILLNFQRTAGLFSNVLYTKLFSVVFLALSCLGTKGVKEEKITWNRIYVFLTIGFILFFLNWWLLVLPLPLAANTALYIFTMTAGYLSLLAAGVWISRLLKNNLMDDVFNTENESFAQETRLIENEYSINLPTRFYYKKKWNDGWINVVNPFRASMVLGTPGSGKSYAIVNNYIKQQIEKGFAVYIYDYKFPDLSEIAYNHLLGHLDGYKVKPKFYMINFDDPRKSHRCNPINPAFMTDISDAYEASYTIMLNLNRSWIMKQGDFFVESPIILLASIIWFLKIYQGGKYCTFPHAIEFLNKKYADTFTILTSYPELENYLSPFMDAWESNAQDQLQGQLASAKIPLSRMISPALYWVMTGDDFSLDINNPEEPKILVVGNNPDRQNIYSCALGLYNSRIVKLINKKHQLKSSVIIDELPTIYFRGLDNLIATARSNKVAVCLGFQDFSQLRRDYGDKESKVIENTVGNIFSGQVVSETAKTLSDRFGKVLQKRQSMTINRNDKSTSISTQMDSLIPPSKISNLTQGMFVGAVSDNFDERIEQKIFHAEIVVDNEKVKRETASYKKLPQIIDFRDGDGNDRRQEEIQANYNRIKQEVQQIVTDEIERIKNDPILKSLIKEN, from the coding sequence ATGCAGAATGAAGATGATTTAAGAGGACTGGCAAAGGTCATGGACTTTATGCGGGCAATCAGTATTTTATTTGTAGTGATAAACATTTACTGGTTTTGTTATCAGTCGTTCCGGGAGTGGGGTATCAATATCGGGGTAGTCGATAAAATCCTGCTGAACTTCCAGCGTACCGCCGGGCTGTTTTCCAATGTCCTGTACACCAAACTTTTTTCGGTGGTATTCCTTGCGCTTTCCTGTTTGGGTACAAAAGGGGTGAAAGAGGAAAAAATCACATGGAACAGGATTTATGTATTCCTGACAATCGGTTTTATCCTGTTTTTCCTGAACTGGTGGCTGTTAGTTCTGCCGTTGCCACTGGCGGCAAACACGGCATTGTATATCTTTACCATGACCGCCGGGTATCTTTCTTTATTGGCTGCCGGAGTATGGATTTCCCGCCTGTTGAAAAATAACCTGATGGATGATGTTTTTAATACCGAGAACGAAAGTTTCGCACAGGAAACACGCCTGATAGAAAACGAATATTCCATCAACCTGCCGACCCGGTTCTACTATAAAAAGAAATGGAATGACGGGTGGATAAACGTTGTAAACCCGTTCAGGGCAAGCATGGTATTGGGTACGCCCGGTTCGGGAAAATCGTATGCGATAGTCAATAATTACATAAAACAGCAAATCGAGAAAGGCTTCGCTGTTTACATTTATGACTATAAATTTCCCGACCTTTCGGAGATAGCTTACAATCACTTATTGGGTCATTTAGACGGGTATAAGGTAAAACCTAAATTCTACATGATTAACTTTGACGACCCACGTAAAAGCCACCGATGCAATCCGATAAATCCGGCGTTTATGACGGACATATCGGACGCATACGAAGCCAGTTATACCATCATGTTAAACTTAAACCGAAGTTGGATTATGAAGCAGGGGGACTTCTTTGTGGAAAGCCCGATAATCCTGCTGGCTTCTATCATTTGGTTTTTGAAAATTTATCAGGGTGGCAAGTATTGTACATTCCCGCACGCCATCGAATTTCTGAACAAGAAATATGCAGATACGTTCACTATTTTAACCAGTTACCCCGAACTGGAAAACTACCTTTCACCATTTATGGACGCATGGGAATCTAATGCGCAAGACCAGTTACAGGGGCAGCTTGCGAGTGCTAAAATTCCGCTTTCGAGGATGATTTCACCCGCTTTATATTGGGTAATGACAGGGGATGATTTTTCATTGGATATAAACAATCCGGAAGAACCTAAAATTTTGGTAGTAGGCAATAATCCCGACCGCCAAAACATCTATTCCTGTGCTTTGGGACTGTATAATTCCCGTATCGTGAAGCTGATAAACAAGAAGCACCAACTCAAAAGTTCCGTAATCATTGACGAGTTACCGACCATCTATTTTCGGGGACTGGATAACTTGATAGCAACGGCACGAAGCAACAAGGTAGCGGTCTGTTTGGGCTTTCAGGATTTCAGCCAGTTACGCCGGGATTATGGGGACAAGGAAAGCAAAGTAATCGAAAATACGGTGGGTAATATCTTTTCCGGTCAGGTGGTTTCCGAAACGGCTAAAACGCTTTCAGACCGTTTCGGAAAGGTCTTACAGAAACGGCAGAGCATGACTATCAACCGGAACGACAAATCAACCTCAATCAGTACGCAGATGGATAGCCTGATACCGCCCAGCAAAATATCCAATCTCACACAGGGTATGTTCGTGGGGGCGGTCAGCGACAATTTCGATGAAAGGATAGAGCAGAAAATATTCCATGCGGAAATAGTGGTGGATAACGAGAAAGTGAAGCGGGAAACAGCCAGTTACAAGAAACTGCCCCAAATCATAGATTTTAGGGACGGGGACGGGAACGATCGGAGGCAGGAAGAAATACAGGCGAATTACAACCGGATCAAGCAGGAAGTCCAGCAGATTGTTACGGACGAAATAGAACGGATTAAAAACGACCCCATATTAAAATCTCTCATTAAAGAGAATTGA